In Solanum lycopersicum chromosome 3, SLM_r2.1, the genomic stretch TTTCTTCCAATAATATTCTGCATCGTAATCAGTCAATTttgcaaattttcaaattttataaaaaatactaGAACCTTTATCATctttttcttcaaccttcttagaagaaccatcatgatcctgtattttttttagattgtaattttcttttgttgatttttttgagaaaattatggTATTCTCATTGGTTGTAGACTAGAAATCCATCTCCTTGGGTTGATCTTCATGAAAAAATCTTCTCTTTTCATTTGAAAAGAAATGATCCTACTCTCTTTTCAATGGAAAGCTTAGAAAGATCTTTCGTCTCATCAGTGATAGAAACAATGTACTCACACTTTTCTGTAAAACTAATTATAATCTTTTCTACAGCTTGTTAGTAAAAAATACTATCACCatgatttctcattttattGACAATATTGATGGCTTTtgtgcaatatttattttcaaattctatcatctttatattttgatacactttgggagtttgaatatttatagTGCATATCTTTTCTTCACCATGCACCTCAATTTTCAGAGACTCCCAATCTTACTTTGCAGTGTCACAAGTAtcaatctttataaaatatgatCTTGAGagtcatattttaatttttctcaaggCTTTTGCATGTCGACAATACTTaacctcaaatattttttcatgccTACTACAGAATGTTTACCATTGTTTTTGGCTCTTCATAGCCATTTGTAACAATAGTCCACAAACCTTCAACTTTCAGACGTGTTCTTATTCTTATCTTCCAGTATTCAAAgatattaccaaaaaaaaatggagtaagAACAACTGATGAATCAACCCTTTCATTTTTTTGACGTCATATTCTTTTCTTCACCTAACcgtaaattaaaaatgaaaaactgCTCTGATACAAATTTGTAGGAAGTATAGGAAGGTACTTTCTTTACAGAATGTTCAAGTGTTATATAGGAAAATCATTACCTCTTGAGATGATTAAAATCATCAGTTACATctttatttatactaataaaaaaataaaaccaaaggtcttgcacaaataattagatacatgtattataGAATCTTAAAAGACTTTTTGAAAAACATAGAGACAATACTGGAAGACTAAACATCAAGGTGTGTGTCATTAATTCCAATAGTTCTTCCTTATTTTCCTAATTTCCCACTCTTTCGGTAAGGAAAAATATCAACACCTGCACTACCTTTGTCACAAGATAAGAGGATTGAGCTTTGTATATTTAGGATATGAGTTGACTGTCGTATTTTAGAGAACATCAATCTAGTAATCTTGATATGCTGGACATACTATTTGTTTTATATAGCACAGTGAAATGTAGAATCTTCTTTTCCTATATACCTTTCTCAAAATTTGTGGTTAAGATGGTAAGAGAACTGAGACTATTATTACTGAGAGTTCAAAATGACAggatgatgaaaatgatgaaccTACCAATACTAATCCTTTGTTGGAGACTATGTTTTCTGAGgtaatgtatcaaaatataatgCATGAACACATGATACGATTATAATAAATGATCTAATGTTGTCTTAAATTATGGTTGGTTTGTGTTTTAGTCAATTTTACAAGCTGAATGCATGATTGAGATGAGGATTTCTACACTTATAATGGCGCGCAAGTATCAACTAAGAGAGAGGAATGATAACAATGATTCATGTTGCATATGCTTGGTAAGGAGCACAAAACTTTGGCTACTTATGAACATGTTCACAACCTgattctattatattatttcatgtCTGGATGAGTGTAGGATACTTATGAAGACAAGATAGAACTTGGAAAGCTTAGTTGTGGTCATGAATTTCACTGTTATTGCATCTGGAAGTGGTTGAAGATCAATATAGTTTGTCCTTTATGCAAAATGCGGGATTTGAAGAGTGTATGACTTTAATTTCGACTAACCTAGTACACATAATTTCTTAAAAGTTGATTGATTTGAAGATCTAGTACTCATTATGGCTTTGAAAACTTATGATTTTGACCTTTTTGTTTTGGTGCCTTTCTTGTTATGAATTAATGTAAGATAAAATCTTTGAGATGCCAATTTATACTTAAGTACTAAATTTATTAGATTATGAGGCTTTCAGTTGCTTTAAAATCTCTAATTCATTGAAGCCTCTacaattgtcaaaatatgtCTACTAAGATTGATCATTATAGAATCTCTTTTCTCTATCCTTCGAGTTCTTTATCGTTGTGCGAATGCAAATAACTAATGTATATCTTCCTTGGTCTCCTAATTCATGATCATATTGTGTGTGGTCTAACTTTTTCAGGAGCCTTCATGGTTAAATAttactttaatgttttaatCGATTTAGAGTATCTAAATGTGGACGTTTATTAATGGCTTCGACATCCCAACTACTTTTTTACCCTTTTACCTTTCAACaatttggaaagaaaagaatagaTTCCTTTGGTGATGGATCCGTCTTCAAATTTTGGTGACATTGGAATAGTTTTTTGTGACCATCACCACAACTAGGTCTTAGAATTTGTAGGCAAAGTTCAACGAATAGAAATCATGATCCAACCCAGTGGGCCATGCTGACACCTATTCTAACACATGTACcacctaatttttaaaaatgggCAGTGTGAAAATTAACAAGTAATGTGAAACTCCTTTAATGCCTTAAAGAATTATGAAAACATGAACTGTAATGAAAACCTtttaaaaataaccaaaaatctCCCAGTAAACTATGTTAACACGTAAAAGAGTATAATCGCTACATGAAAATGAGACATGATTCCCACcataaagaatgaaaaaatggaAGTTGTTGGATATGACCACCATCTTCACCTATGAAACATAATTGACCCTACAACCAGACTATGTCAGGTTGCATTGCAAAAGTAGTAACTGTACAAATAGTACACACGATTAGACATCATTGGTCAACTTGAACGTaccacataatataatatagatgatttgaaaagaaatgaaatataaagGTTAAACCTCCGAAGCCTCTATCCATATTCTTTTACCCTCCAAGTATAATGCTCATAAACTACGGCAACTTGATCCCATGCCTCTGTGTTATTCCACCATAATATCAAATCATAGCCTAACCCATCTAATACATAGAGATTCATGAATACAAGTACACCCTATCCTATACTAACCTACTACTTTCTCTTAAGTTCCCATGCAATCTCCAAAGCCCTTTTGGAATAGTATCTGAAACTCGCATCCTGGACCAACTAATCCATCTTGAATCATATCTCCATTATCATATAAGTTCTTAAAAACTAGACAACCTAAGCAAATTTAACACCTAAACAATCCACAGGTTAATGAGGAGGCATACAACCTAAAAGCACAAGCATTACATAGATCAGACTCCCAGTCCTTACCTTGACCTACTCTTGACATAAAACATGTCCCATATGATCTCATACAAGCCAAACCTAAGATAAAATCAACATTCAAGTAACTTAGACCACTAAAGAGTTCGACATAcatatataacattataaaaGGTCAATTTTGTTCACATGTAGAACCAAAAAGGTACATACCTAGTTCTCTCTACTTAGTTTACTTATGGAACCACACTATTCTCTCAAGGAACCCAAACACAAACTGTTTGTATACCAACATGTTATCCAAGCCAACAAAGTTAGTAATTATTATACGATGCATAGTACCTGATCCATCCACTAATAATCATACTAGATGTGATATCAATGCTAACCATTAGTATTTCTATACCAGTGTGGTACCCGAGCCAACTAGCAATCAGAAACAATCATAGTCAATCACATTCACAATGAACAATAACACTTGAAAACAAAAGTAAAGGAACAGGTTTATTGAACGAGATTATCAACATGATGTCCTCACATATCCTTCCCTATGGTATACCCAATATGCATATGTCATGACCCAACCCACAAGGTCGTACATGAACCTACTCTAACATTTATAATAGGAGAACCCTTACCAtcaaatttaatcaaaacataaaaaaattaataaaatgctgcaataaaaatttaatactttaagATTTATGAAAACATTCAACTTTTTAATGGAGATCTTTTacaaataaccaaaaaaatccTCCCTGCGTAACTATTATAAATAGGTATGAGAGCCACTAAAGGAGTATGGTTTATATAATACAATTGACACTACTCCCACcataaagaaggaaaaacaGAATTTGTCAGAGATCATATCGTGTTCATCTATAAACCATCATAAACCATACAACCAGATTATGCCAACAAACATAGCAAGAGAAGTATTAGTACAAACAACACATACTAGTAGACATCATCAGTAGACTTAAACCTACcacatattataatataaatgattagACGAAAACATGCAATAAGAATGTTATACCACCCCAAGTCTTTATATAATTACTTTACCTCCCTGGATAAATCTCATAAATAGTGCACCTTGATTCCATGCCTCTTAGTTACGCCACCATAAAGACAAATCCTAGCTTGACCCTTTTTACCATATTAATATCATTGAATACAAGACCATCACAATACTAAATCATAGTCAAAACATTCTACCACATCAATATCCATGAATATAAGGCCATCACTAGCCCTATCAACCAACATGctattcttttcaattttacttGCCCATTCCCAGGCCCTTTTTGGAATAATAAATGAAGCATGCACCTTTGgaaaaatcatccatatcaAAACTAAACTAGACACcattataaactaaaataatcatGAGTTTATAATGGTGTCAACAACAAATAAAGTTTCTTATAAACAACACCcaatagttaaaaaaataagcaaaacaaaaatcataagCACTGAGTTTTCAACAACAAATAACGTTTCTTATTTATCATGAGTAACACCAATCCCAGAATCCCATTCCTTACCATgacttaaaataacataaaccaaATGTTCCACATGAACACATAcaatttatatatgatataaactCACCTTTTAAGTATCCCAAACAACTAAAGGATCAAAGATGCAACAATTATGTTATGAAGGATCAAATTAGGTCCACTCATGGAACTATAAACACATACTTGATCCTATCGTGGAAtctaaagttaaaattttagtaTATCGACGTGATATCTAAGCTATACCTAATTAGAATACCAGTGTGGTATCTGAGTCAACCATATATGGATATCCCATTCTACATGTGTTATTTGATATAATGATGGGGATATCTTATATTAAGCATGGTACTTAGGCTAAGCATTAAACACAAACAATCATGCATAATCACAAACAATGTTAAGAATAACGTTAATGCCACAAGTACATAATAAGTTCATTTGagattatatatcaatattttgtcATTACTTATGCCGTCTTATGGGTTCTCCTGTTATACATAGTCATGCGATATATCAAGCAACACATATGTATACCTATATCTATAGAACAATGCAACCATACTTACAAGGAAATTTAATGACAAATAAGAACTAGATAATGTACCTCTAGTCATTATCACATCTCCCACTTTAAAATCCCTAACAAAAACCTATAATCATTCAAACTCCATTCCTAAATGCATATGCATGCAATCTCCAAATAGATACAAGAGATAATTTGGTAGTAACGGGTCTGGACTACTTAGGTTAAAGAAACCTATCCTACCTTTGTTAAGAGCAATTGCTAATGCATTCTACCTATGAATTTTTACTCTACGGGAGCAGTCTATAATGAAACAACATTGGAAATCTTGTGGTTTTCACCCTCGTTGCACGGTAATTCTCTGCCTTCATTTTTCCCTAGACTCAGGTGCCTTTAGATTGTTTTTGGAGAAAcctattttttcctttaaaaaatagGAGGAAAAACGGTGATGCATTAATTAGTGTCATGACCCCGTGACTACCCCCTACTCCTAACACGATGCTTAAAGTCACAAGTGAATCCAAGCTCACCGTTGATACTGATATAGTAATGACCAACAAAATATGAACatgtaaaagaataaaaatatctaaGTGTAAGCATAATTATGGAATACTGgttgatatatttttgaaaaattttttgtatacaacaattttaattcaaaaagaGAGAAtacaacacacacacacacacacacacacacacacacatatatatatatatagagagagagatacTTTTGTTTCAACTAATACTTgattcactttacttttgtaCTTTCTCTctatttgttctttcaaccccattTTCTAGAGCATTCCTTATAATAGACatcctcaactcatggatttgccatgagtcaaagtacacaatacccaaaattgGGTCAGAGccataaaaagggttgtttactTTATTAGCCATcatcaacttatgcttttggcataagctgaggtgcacatgtccaaggagggaccatggtcaacacattattctcagaaaagatcagttggggtgaaaaagaaaggtctagtttcagctcaaatcatttggatcaaagaaggataaatttcatttggttttctttaattttggctaaaaatgggctatattgaataagggcctatgatacTTTACTAATTGTCTATTAAAACTTACTTTTAGAAAAACTAACCAGGCAATtgctagctcagtacaaatagtggactatccaaatcttcctcacactcacttgacatctaaATACTCTatcagattatcagacacctagttcgaatttaagacatagggtcatgcagtggtgtaccttatgtcatgcttagagccacacatttattaattactatgcctagtcatgcaccattttccattttataaggatatcattttagccatcatgcttcagaattaaattatatacacaagatatagacatgccggttcaacagaaaaaataatcagtctcttaggaaaaagaacacaagcaagaaaaccccaaaagaggatagtgaattgggttactcagacttcaccttagcactcactttccatttaccccacccccaacaaaaagacatgcaattgtccccaatgaattaaaaaattgaaatacaagaatggtaggtgaagcaaacttggggctcaaagcgccgacgatcagcaagctggtagGTCCGTTCCCCAGAACCCACTACCTTTGCAATCTgtacaccctcagtagtgtcctcagcatcaacagcactatcagcagtgctTCCCTTTATCTCCACatttctggagctagacgccccagtaGCTAACTCTACTACTCTTATCTAATGCgtctcctcatcagcaagcaaggctctcctcgcagcctccatctcacggtgctccttcttccgtgaTCGAgcttcatcctcctctcgacccctacgcctctttgCATGCTCTCTAGGGAGAGGTGGTAGAATCTATGATGTGGCGAATAGGGATTCCATCACTGTGTCTTAAGAAGGCTTGCAGAAGGGGCCTGAGACTCAGGCatcctagcctctaagatcatatcaatgtcTGCTCGAAGACTATCGACCgtagcctgaagggtcgacacatcaacctgaggggctggtcgagctaaaacccgcaactcaaaagcgtccaatagacctctgcatccaaggctggatgtgatgcatgAGTGTAGCAATttgtgcctctaatttctggCCCCTAGCAAGCGGGTCCAGAGAGGagaaaggggctgagcgagaggatcTCGGGGCAGCGCTACTACCTAGGATAGACTCGACCaaggtagtgtcagtggaagccacctgcgtagccgtgcgggcctgtgctaccgtatcatcctgattgtcaccaagtggaggcaactctggacggggccctttgcgtggagccaactcattggcctcatccctgatgaggccgatatctaCAGTTCCCAatggggtcttgagctgatcaaagtgccatataggcacaccttgcggacctgcatagagaaaatatcatgcacgggaaagggaaagtagttgtgaccttaaaagccctctcgtgcatgactgcctatAGAAGCCAAGAAAAATCCATCTCAAATCTGGCTATCATCAccgccatcagtactgctcgatcccatgtgactatttATCAGCGGctatgggggaaaggcagtggcggacaatcaaccacaaaaacttcaccgtgaaggtcaggttagccgtcttgatggctcccttcggctcggtcacccagtTAGCACCCTCCCTATCAACGGACAAGTCTAGGGACATCCACATCtttgtggtctctctcagtgatggctcacgCAGGAATTGGACATCTTTTACAATCTGCCATCAGCAGTAATACTTGGCAGTGAAAGAGGTCGGTTAGCATCAACATTCTTGCCGTATAGATACCGGCGGATGGCAGGaagggagatatcaacctgaatgccacgtTCTCGGACCttctccagtggggcctgtttggcgggggcagcatgcctatcaatctgtgattaGAGAGTCTCTACGTAGGAGGTGTAGAACTCTCGAAcaaactcttcactataacgtcccaatgAACGCACTTTCCACTCTAGTCGATGTCTGCTGAAGAtattgtggatctctggcatcTTCGgaagacttcccgtaaggacccgccgctccaatgtaAGTTTCTGAGTCATGACTCATTTTTCATTCAAGATCTTTGCATCAGAATAGACTTGatactgcccgtcgacacaccactgATTGGGCTAGTCAGTAACTGGGGGAGGAGCACGAGTCGGTGAACCGGGTGTGGATTCCGaattgtcagcctcatcagacgaggtaGACTGTGCAGCGGTGGTGGGTGCAGGGACCTCAGCAAAtacggaggcttcctccgaccacggaACTCCTAAGGActcagacgctccttcttcattagtagctgacgcagaaggtgtgccggtcagtgtgcgctgcTCAGATtaggaggcagtgactatgccgacgccacctttttgggtatGGATCTGGCAACACGTGCAACTCGGGATGGGCGAACGTGcgtgggggcacgtactcggggtcacacTCATCATTAGAGATAATGAACAGCGGGTAGACGGAGCGACAAACTTCGATCGCCTGCGTGcgtagactcgatcttgttttggttccATAATATATAGTTactgtaaagaatcaatattagtactaaaaggagcaaacaagataagcaaaaccacacaaaagatataaaagagttaagatgtaatgaaatttctatagtaacaggaTAGACCTGGTGATGACTAGTCGTGAGTACGATGGAGCGTCATGGGGTTCGTCGTGTCTCACTTagaatatgtttatatggagaccctgaaggaaagtctctgacaagtatgacggtatatACAGGACAGACTGTCACAggcatgacgatccgtcgtaggtgtccgtcagaggacagttgaaaaaaatatggagacccttaggggAGGGGTCACTAACCGTCATAAcagtcatgcaggacggaccgtcgagggtatgacagTCTATCGTAGTTGTTCGTaaaaggacacttggaaaaagtatgcagacccttaagagaggggtatctgaccgtcataacggtcatgcaggacggactgtcgtaggTATGACAATCCATCGTaggtgtccgttggaggacacttagaaaaagtgagagacccttaggaacagggtctctgacaaccaaaacggttgtgtaggacggaccgttgtgggaACGAAGGTCCGTCGCATATGTCTGTTGGTGGaaacttggagaaaattggtTAGTGGGGTGTTAGGTCTATTGGAACGGacccgatgacggtccgtcgtgggcaCAATGGTCCGACattggggtctcgttctgtcattcaatgatagaactggggatgccccattcatcccctatgacccaaatagAATTGTTAGTGTTTTAACCTTCATTtatctaacccaactacctagtaaactagcaatgctaaagcacctatttctagagttttaacatgGAAATTtcgaggattctcaacctaggtcagacagaattttattaaagaatgaacctatcaagaagaactaggctaatactaattgataaatacAAATGCAGTGTAAATgattagaaattagagacaaatacctgagaatttgagaaaatcaagtgaggaaggtacttggtgatgaagtagAGACCCACAGCGGCtgctccgactagtagatagtgaattttaggaattaggagaatttggggaaaattATCGGTTGTAAGAGAGGGGGGTTATGatctttggaagttgaaaagggagggaaatgggataAAGAgggaaggaatggggtgaaataaacgggtgggggttttaaatgttgaatttttaaaaaaccccAGTCGGAtcgggtcgggtacgcttcATTAATGACACGACGAGTCCCCGACGATGGTCCATCTCAGTTGTGACGGTTGATCATTGGTTCCGtagcgtgtgccctagtttgataataacagaaagacgtacatGGCATGACAGATTCATGCGACAGtccgtcacaggcacaacggtccgtcgatgtatccgtcagtgactgctgtagAGTGATTTTTTGCACAattttcctggtgatgtgcctgcaaatttaaaatccattagtagaaaattctac encodes the following:
- the LOC138347737 gene encoding E3 ubiquitin protein ligase RIE1-like, producing the protein MAGSHRDDPIVIEDDENDEPTNTNPLLETMFSESILQAECMIEMRISTLIMARKYQLRERNDNNDSCCICLDTYEDKIELGKLSCGHEFHCYCIWKWLKINIVCPLCKMRDLKSV